The following are encoded together in the Drosophila biarmipes strain raj3 chromosome 3L, RU_DBia_V1.1, whole genome shotgun sequence genome:
- the LOC108035969 gene encoding serine/arginine-rich splicing factor 11 isoform X2 — MREIEGQNSGLSIHKQSERKVNPLGKPNKRFLKTTINTVIQHNKRTNERTQANCRQKLQDLDDVYERRQSNYFYTRDTSRNRSVERSRSRSSSRSRSRSRLRSRTKKAKKRRSRKRSRSSRSSSRSRSRSHRRRKHKKKAKKHKKSKRTRPRSRSSTWDREMPPSDSLPRAQPSEAFFNHSKNMALAVAMAYSHLLNANGQLKAKDSKEEPSSPKCDIDIVRELMSDEEPDRTEKPDTLSISSSDGEEHVLTITVNSNSESSSSDTDSDSKHSAGSCINLEASESDNKSDIEIIECQEEPRKAPEPAPQPEPESENENEKQQADESADLATVDLTED, encoded by the coding sequence ATGCGCGAGATCGAAGGGCAGAATTCCGGTTTAAGCATCCACAAACAAAGCGAGCGCAAAGTGAATCCATTGGGAAAACCGAATAAGCGCTTTTTAAAAACCACAATAAATACGGTGATCCAGCATAATAAAAGAACGAACGAGCGCACTCAGGCCAATTGCCGGCAGAAACTCCAGGACCTGGATGACGTCTATGAAAGGAGGCAGTCCAATTACTTCTACACTCGTGATACAAGCCGAAACCGGAGTGTGGAAaggagcagaagcagaagTTCCAGCAGGAGCCGCAGCAGGAGTCGCCTCAGGAGTCGCACCAAAAAGGCCAAAAAGCGGCGCAGCAGAAAGagaagcaggagcagcagaagTTCCagccgcagtcgcagtcgaTCGCATCGGAGGAGGAAGCACAAAAAGAAGGCCAAGAAGCACAAAAAGTCCAAGCGAACTCGCCCAAGAAGTCGCAGCAGCACTTGGGATCGGGAAATGCCGCCCAGCGATTCTTTGCCCAGGGCCCAACCTTCGGAAGCGTTTTTCAATCACTCGAAGAATATGGCTTTGGCCGTGGCCATGGCCTACAGTCACTTATTGAATGCGAATGGACAACTCAAAGCCAAAGACTCCAAGGAAGAACCATCTTCTCCTAAATGTGATATCGATATAGTCCGGGAACTGATGTCCGACGAAGAACCTGACAGGACCGAGAAGCCCGATACGCTGTCCATTTCGTCCAGCGACGGAGAGGAACATGTTCTTACCATCACAGTAAACTCGAATTCCGAGTCCTCAAGCTCGGATACCGACTCCGATTCCAAACACAGCGCTGGCAGCTGCATAAACCTAGAAGCATCGGAATCTGATAACAAAAGTGATATAGAAATAATTGAGTGCCAAGAAGAGCCGAGAAAAGCACCTGAACCTGCGCCTCAACCTGAACCTGAATcggaaaacgaaaacgaaaagcaACAGGCGGACGAAAGTGCCGACCTCGCCACCGTGGACCTGACTGAAGATTAA
- the LOC108035969 gene encoding putative RNA-binding protein Luc7-like 2 isoform X1 encodes MVYCKRKQKDMEMDSELTNQAIAELMREIEGQNSGLSIHKQSERKVNPLGKPNKRFLKTTINTVIQHNKRTNERTQANCRQKLQDLDDVYERRQSNYFYTRDTSRNRSVERSRSRSSSRSRSRSRLRSRTKKAKKRRSRKRSRSSRSSSRSRSRSHRRRKHKKKAKKHKKSKRTRPRSRSSTWDREMPPSDSLPRAQPSEAFFNHSKNMALAVAMAYSHLLNANGQLKAKDSKEEPSSPKCDIDIVRELMSDEEPDRTEKPDTLSISSSDGEEHVLTITVNSNSESSSSDTDSDSKHSAGSCINLEASESDNKSDIEIIECQEEPRKAPEPAPQPEPESENENEKQQADESADLATVDLTED; translated from the exons ATGGTTTATtgcaaaagaaaacaaaaagacaTGGAAATGGATTCTGAACTtacaaa CCAGGCCATTGCCGAGTTGATGCGCGAGATCGAAGGGCAGAATTCCGGTTTAAGCATCCACAAACAAAGCGAGCGCAAAGTGAATCCATTGGGAAAACCGAATAAGCGCTTTTTAAAAACCACAATAAATACGGTGATCCAGCATAATAAAAGAACGAACGAGCGCACTCAGGCCAATTGCCGGCAGAAACTCCAGGACCTGGATGACGTCTATGAAAGGAGGCAGTCCAATTACTTCTACACTCGTGATACAAGCCGAAACCGGAGTGTGGAAaggagcagaagcagaagTTCCAGCAGGAGCCGCAGCAGGAGTCGCCTCAGGAGTCGCACCAAAAAGGCCAAAAAGCGGCGCAGCAGAAAGagaagcaggagcagcagaagTTCCagccgcagtcgcagtcgaTCGCATCGGAGGAGGAAGCACAAAAAGAAGGCCAAGAAGCACAAAAAGTCCAAGCGAACTCGCCCAAGAAGTCGCAGCAGCACTTGGGATCGGGAAATGCCGCCCAGCGATTCTTTGCCCAGGGCCCAACCTTCGGAAGCGTTTTTCAATCACTCGAAGAATATGGCTTTGGCCGTGGCCATGGCCTACAGTCACTTATTGAATGCGAATGGACAACTCAAAGCCAAAGACTCCAAGGAAGAACCATCTTCTCCTAAATGTGATATCGATATAGTCCGGGAACTGATGTCCGACGAAGAACCTGACAGGACCGAGAAGCCCGATACGCTGTCCATTTCGTCCAGCGACGGAGAGGAACATGTTCTTACCATCACAGTAAACTCGAATTCCGAGTCCTCAAGCTCGGATACCGACTCCGATTCCAAACACAGCGCTGGCAGCTGCATAAACCTAGAAGCATCGGAATCTGATAACAAAAGTGATATAGAAATAATTGAGTGCCAAGAAGAGCCGAGAAAAGCACCTGAACCTGCGCCTCAACCTGAACCTGAATcggaaaacgaaaacgaaaagcaACAGGCGGACGAAAGTGCCGACCTCGCCACCGTGGACCTGACTGAAGATTAA
- the LOC108035970 gene encoding trypsin 3A1 produces MSKIVFVVAILSLVKCGQSQIAFTSQPCSVRNPKIVGGSEAERNEMPFMVSLMRRGGHFCGGTIISERWILTAGHCICNGLQQFMKPAQIQGVVGLHSIREYLNGIGNGPDALRVDFKNIVPHPQYDCNDVKHDIALLEMVQPIRFSAHIQPSCVGSDEGHRSLEQEYGTVSGWGWTHENQAENDRSDVLRKATVKIWNNEACERSYRSLGKSNTIGETQLCAGYENGQIDSCWADSGGPLMSKEHQLVGVVSTGIGCARPGLPGIYTRVSKYVSWMQKVIGGRK; encoded by the exons atgtcaaaaatcgTATTCGTAGTCGCGATTCTGTCGCTAGTGAAATGTGGACAGTCCCAAATCGCTT TTACCAGCCAGCCGTGCTCGGTTCGGAATCCCAAAATAGTGGGTGGCAGCGAGGCGGAGCGCAACGAAATGCCCTTTATGGTTAGTTTAATGCGTCGCGGTGGCCACTTCTGCGGCGGCACAATCATCTCCGAGCGATGGATCCTCACGGCGGGACACTGCATCTGCAATGGCCTGCAGCAGTTCATGAAGCCCGCTCAAATCCAAGGGGTTGTGGGCCTGCACAGCATCAGAGAGTACCTCAACGGGATTGGCAACGGCCCGGATGCACTGAGGGTGGACTTCAAGAACATTGTTCCTCATCCGCAGTACGACTGCAATGATGTAAAGCATGATATAG CCCTGCTGGAGATGGTGCAGCCCATCCGGTTCTCCGCCCACATCCAACCCAGCTGCGTGGGATCCGACGAAGGACACAGAAGCTTGGAGCAGGAGTACGGGACTGTTTCCGGCTGGGGCTGGACGCACGAGAACCAAGCGGAGAACGACCGGTCGGACGTCCTGCGCAAAGCCACCGTTAAGATCTGGAACAACGAGGCTTGCGAGAGGTCCTACAGATCCCTGGGAAAGAGTAACACTATTGGGGAGACTCAATTGTGCGCGGGCTATGAAAACGGTCAAATTGATTCGTGTTGG GCGGACTCCGGCGGCCCACTGATGTCCAAGGAGCATCAACTGGTGGGCGTAGTGTCCACCGGAATAGGCTGCGCTCGTCCTGGATTGCCCGGAATCTATACGCGCGTCAGTAAATACGTGTCTTGGATGCAGAAGGTGATAGGAGGCAGGAAATAG